The genomic region TCCGACTATGCGGTCTCCGATTCCAAATAGATGCCGCTCGAACAGACAATTTCCGATATAAAGGAATCTTTCCCAAAAGCGGTTCTGGGTGTAACAGAATATGCCGGTGAGCAGTTTGTTCACATTAAGGGCGAAAGTGTCTTGGATATACTCGAACTCTTCAAGAATGACGGGTTTGACTTTCTGGCCGATCTTACAGCGGTAGACAATCTGACTCTAGGCGGCTTCGAGCGTTTCGCCGTAGTCTATCATCTGCTCTCACACAAGTCTGTTATGAGGATTACCATAAAGGCGTATGTAACAGAAAAGAATCCGACCCTGCCATCCGTCGAAAGTCTCTGGAAAACTGCCGATTGGCAGGAGAGGGAGGTGTATGATCTGTTCGGTATCTCCTTTGAAGACCATCCAAACCTCACGCGGATCATGAACCCAGACACCTATGATGGGCACCCGTTACGAAAAGATTATCCCAGGAAGGGGCGGACTGAGAGAATTGATTTTCCTCAGGTTATTCGCGGTATCAGAAAGGAAAACGACTCGAAATGAATCATGTGACGATTGAACCTCCCGAAACAGATCGGATGATTCTCAATTTTGGGCCCCATCACCCTTCGACTCACGGAACCCTCAGGATCATTCTGGAGCTTGAAGGAGAAACGATTACCAAAGCGACCCCGGAAATAGGTTATCTCCATTCCGGCTTCGAGAAGCTGGGTGAGGATTTGGATTATAACCAGTATATCACGATTACGGACCGGATGAATTACCTTTCTCCACTCTGTAATAATGTATCTTTTTCTCTAGTGGCAGAAAAACTGTTTGGGCTGGAAGTTTCAAAGCGTACGATGTATATCCGCGTCCTGATGTGCGAATTGAGTCGAATCGCTGATCATATTTTGAATGTGGGTATGCTGGCTGTTGACTTAGGTGCATTGACTGCCTTTCTCTACGGTTTTCGCGTCAGGGAAGATATTTATGATCTGTTTGAAGCAGCCACTGGAACGCGCCTTACAACCAGCTACACCTTGGTCGGAGGTCTCATGCGGGATATACCGGCTGGGTACGACAAAGCAGTTTTGCGCGTGCTTGAAGAGGTTGATGAAGTAACTAACGATATCGAAACTCTCCTGAATAAGAATAAGATCTGGCTAGACCGAACCAAGGGAATCGGTATCATTTCGAAGGATGACGCCTACTCTTACGGAATCTCCGGTCCCCTTGCGCGAGCGGCCGGTATCGAATGGGATTTGCGAGAGAAAGAACCCTACTCCTCCTATGAGGATTTCGATTTTGATGTGGTCATCGCTTTGAATGGCGATGTTTTCGACCGGTATCTGGTACGGATGGAAGAGATTCGTCAGAGTGTCAAGATTTGCCGTGAGGCCTTGGAAAAAATGCCACCGGGTGAAGTGAATGTCGATCCTGGTCTCGGCTTCAGCCTGCCGCCCAAGGATGAGGTTTATAATTCTATTGAGGGGTTAATCTATCATTTTGAAGTCACCATGCCGAACAGAGGAATGACTCCCCCCATAGGAGAAGCCTATGTTCCCACCGAATCTCCCAATGGTGAACTGGGCTTTTATATCGTCAGTGACGGCACCCGTACGCCATACCGTGTTCGGACTCGTCCGCCGTCGTTCATGAACTACTCCATCTTCTCCAAATTGGTGGTAGGGCACATGCTCTCCGATGTGCCAGCTATTCTTGGGAGCTTCAATATCATTGCCGGAGAGTTAGACCGATGAGTACGAATGGCGCACCGAAACAACCTTTCACTTTTGCGGATCCGGATAAGGTGAAAAACATCCTCTCCCAGTATCCTGATAAGCAATCGGCTCTATTACCGCTATTGCATCTTGCGCAGTCGGAGGAGGGATACATCTCATCGGCCGTCATTGATACCATCGCTGAAATCGCGAGTTGCCATCCGGCCGTGGTTATGGATTGTGTCTCTTTCTACACCATGCTCTATACCAAACCGCTGGGCCGACACATTATTCAGGTTTGCCAGACGCTCTCCTGCAGTCTGAACGGAGCAGACGCTCTAGTGGATCACGTCACAGCTAAATGTGGGATCAAGCCAGGCGAAACAACGAATGACGACCGCTTTACACTGATGAAGGTTGAGTGTCTTGGTTCATGCGGTACTGCGCCTGTTGTGCAGGTGAATCATGACTATTATGAAGGTTTGACTTTGGAGGGATTTGACGAAATGCTGGAGTCTCTGGAATGAGTTCTTTTGAGCCTGTTTTGACGCAGCATATTCATGCAGAGGGCTGTCACACCCTTGCCTTCTACAGGAACGTGGGTGGATACAAGGCTTTGGAAAAAGTGATCTCCATGGGCCCCGATGAAGTTATTGATACTGTGAAAGCATCCAACTTGCGCGGCCGCGGGGGGGCTGGATTTCCAGCCGGCGTAAAGTGGGGGTTTATTCCAAAAGAGAGCGGCAATCCGACGTATCTCATCAACAATGCAGACGAGAGTGAACCGGGGACGTTCAAGGATAGACTTTTGATCAACAAAACACCTCACCAGATGCTGGAAGGGATGATCATTGCTTCCTACGCCATCAGCTGCAATCTCGCCTTCATCTATATTCGCGGTGAGTTCTACAGCGAGACCAAACTACTGGAAGAGGTATTGGCGGAGGCCTATGATGCCAACCTCTTGGGCAAGGGAATCTTGGGCTCAGATTATGATTTGGATGTGGTGATTCACCGTGGTGCCGGTGCTTACATCTGTGGTGAAGAGACTGGGCTGATCGAATCGCTGGAAGGTAAGCGGGGCTGGCCCCGAATTAAGCCACCGTTCCCAGCGGTGGAGGGGTACCTGAAATGTCCCACAGTGGTGAATAATGTGGAGACGCTAGCTAACCTACCTCATATCTTTAATCGCGGGCCGGAATGGTTCCGTTCTATAGGGCATGAGCAAGGTCCTGGGCCGAAACTATATTGCGTCTCAGGCTGTGTCAATTCACCCGGCGTTTTCGAGGAGCCTATGGGAGTACCCTTGAAGGACTTGATCTACGATCGCGCCGGAGGCATAAGGAACGGGAATGAGCTCAAGGCCGTCTTCCCCGGTGGTTCATCATCAGCAATCCTCACTGGTGAGGAAGCGATGAAAGTCAATATGGATTTTGATTCGCTCTTAGATATTAAGAGCATGCTGGGCTCGGCCGGAATTATTGTAATGGATGATAAGGTGAATATGGTCCAGGCATGCCTCAATATTGCTCGGTTCTATGAACATGAGTCGTGTGGACAGTGTACGCCTTGCAGGGAAGGGACAACCTGGTTGGTGAAAATGCTGACACGGATGGTCAACGGGAGCGGTACGGAAAGAGACATTGACATGATCTTTGAAATCACAGATAATATCGGCGGTCTCATCGATTTCTCCCAAGGTAGTTTTGGAAAGACCATCTGTCCATTCGGTGAGGCAGTGGCCTGGCCCATCCGCAGTTTCGTGGAAAAGTTTAAGGATGAGTTCCTTAGCTGTGTACCGCAACTTGAGGCTGTAGCCTGATGCCGATTCTAAAATTAGATGATGTTGAATTCACAGTGGAAAAGGGCACCACTGTCTTGCAGGCCGCTTTAGCGAACGGTATTGAAATCCCATACTACTGTTACCATCCGGCGCTTGAAATTGTAGGGAGCTGTCGTATGTGCCTTGTCAAAGTGGAGGGGATGCCAAAGCTTCAAGTATCATGCAACACCCTTGTTGGTGAGGTACCCTCCGATAAGAAAATTGACGGGAAGTATGATATGGTGGTCAGCACGAAGGATGAGTTGGTTCAACAGGAACAGAAGAATATGCTTGAATTTCTATTGTTGAACCACCCGCTCGATTGCCCCGTTTGCGATCAGG from Candidatus Neomarinimicrobiota bacterium harbors:
- a CDS encoding NADH-quinone oxidoreductase subunit C, whose product is MPLEQTISDIKESFPKAVLGVTEYAGEQFVHIKGESVLDILELFKNDGFDFLADLTAVDNLTLGGFERFAVVYHLLSHKSVMRITIKAYVTEKNPTLPSVESLWKTADWQEREVYDLFGISFEDHPNLTRIMNPDTYDGHPLRKDYPRKGRTERIDFPQVIRGIRKENDSK
- the nuoD gene encoding NADH dehydrogenase (quinone) subunit D, with amino-acid sequence MNHVTIEPPETDRMILNFGPHHPSTHGTLRIILELEGETITKATPEIGYLHSGFEKLGEDLDYNQYITITDRMNYLSPLCNNVSFSLVAEKLFGLEVSKRTMYIRVLMCELSRIADHILNVGMLAVDLGALTAFLYGFRVREDIYDLFEAATGTRLTTSYTLVGGLMRDIPAGYDKAVLRVLEEVDEVTNDIETLLNKNKIWLDRTKGIGIISKDDAYSYGISGPLARAAGIEWDLREKEPYSSYEDFDFDVVIALNGDVFDRYLVRMEEIRQSVKICREALEKMPPGEVNVDPGLGFSLPPKDEVYNSIEGLIYHFEVTMPNRGMTPPIGEAYVPTESPNGELGFYIVSDGTRTPYRVRTRPPSFMNYSIFSKLVVGHMLSDVPAILGSFNIIAGELDR
- a CDS encoding NAD(P)H-dependent oxidoreductase subunit E, encoding MSTNGAPKQPFTFADPDKVKNILSQYPDKQSALLPLLHLAQSEEGYISSAVIDTIAEIASCHPAVVMDCVSFYTMLYTKPLGRHIIQVCQTLSCSLNGADALVDHVTAKCGIKPGETTNDDRFTLMKVECLGSCGTAPVVQVNHDYYEGLTLEGFDEMLESLE
- the nuoF gene encoding NADH-quinone oxidoreductase subunit NuoF, which encodes MSSFEPVLTQHIHAEGCHTLAFYRNVGGYKALEKVISMGPDEVIDTVKASNLRGRGGAGFPAGVKWGFIPKESGNPTYLINNADESEPGTFKDRLLINKTPHQMLEGMIIASYAISCNLAFIYIRGEFYSETKLLEEVLAEAYDANLLGKGILGSDYDLDVVIHRGAGAYICGEETGLIESLEGKRGWPRIKPPFPAVEGYLKCPTVVNNVETLANLPHIFNRGPEWFRSIGHEQGPGPKLYCVSGCVNSPGVFEEPMGVPLKDLIYDRAGGIRNGNELKAVFPGGSSSAILTGEEAMKVNMDFDSLLDIKSMLGSAGIIVMDDKVNMVQACLNIARFYEHESCGQCTPCREGTTWLVKMLTRMVNGSGTERDIDMIFEITDNIGGLIDFSQGSFGKTICPFGEAVAWPIRSFVEKFKDEFLSCVPQLEAVA